Proteins from one Nicotiana tabacum cultivar K326 chromosome 23, ASM71507v2, whole genome shotgun sequence genomic window:
- the LOC107805777 gene encoding translation factor GUF1 homolog, chloroplastic: MATTIFCRPKFIHSPNAKTQQPHHNCFQLASNLYFSHNLKSKLSGAQSIRRRRSSLRVHCQAAATDLELAARAGKDRLLKVPISNIRNFCIIAHIDHGKSTLADKLLQMTGTVESREMKEQFLDNMDLERERGITIKLQAARMRFVYENEPYCLNLIDTPGHVDFSYEVSRSLAACEGALLVVDASQGVEAQTLANVYLALENNLEIIPVLNKIDLPGAEPNRVAQEIEEIVGLDCSNAIHASAKEGIGITEILNAIVQKIPSPGDTAGRPLRALIFDSYYDPYRGVIVYFRIIDGTIKKGDRVFFMASGKDYFADELGVLSPNQMQVDQLYAGEVGFLSASIRSVADARVGDTITHFNRKAEQSLPGYKEATPMVFCGLFPVDADQFSELRDALEKLQLNDAALKFEPETSSAMGFGFRCGFLGLLHMEIVQERLEREYDLSLITTAPSVVYRVNCIDGDIVECSNPSLLPEPGKRRSIEEPFVKIELLTPKDYIGALMELAQDRRGIFKEMKYITENRASLIYELPLAEMVGDFFDQLKSRSKGYASMEYSFIGYTESDLIKLDILINGDCVEPLATIVHKDKAYSVGRALTQKLKELIPRQMFKVPIQATIGSKVIASEAISAIRKDVLAKCYGGDISRKKKLLKKQAEGKKRMKAIGKVDVPQEAFMAVLKLEKEVL, from the exons ATGGCCACTACGATTTTTTGCCGCCCCAAAttcattcattccccaaatgCTAAAACTCAGCAGCCGCATCACAATTGCTTTCAACTTGCCTCAAACCTCTACTTCAGTCACAACTTGAAAAGCAAACTCAGTGGAGCTCAGTCCATACGACGGCGGCGTAGTAGTTTGCGTGTGCATTGCCAAGCAGCTGCGACTGACCTTGAGCTTGCTGCCCGCGCTGGCAAAGACCGTCTATTGAAG GTGCCCATCTCGAATATAAGGAATTTCTGCATAATAGCACATATTGATCATGGAAAATCGACGTTGGCAGATAAGTTACTGCAGATGACGGGGACTGTAGAGAGCCGAGAAATGAAGGAACAGTTTCTGGATAATATGGATTTGGAGAGAGAAAGAGGCATCACTATCAAATTACAG GCTGCTCGAATGCGTTTCGTTTATGAAAATGAGCCATACTGCCTCAATCTGATTGACACTCCAGGTCATGTAGATTTCTCATATGAG GTCTCTCGGTCTCTTGCTGCCTGTGAAGGTGCACTGCTTGTTGTTGATGCATCCCAG GGTGTAGAGGCGCAAACACTGGCTAATGTGTATTTAGCATTGGAAAACAATCTTGAGATCATCCCG GTTTTGAACAAGATTGATCTTCCAGGGGCTGAGCCAAATCGTGTTGCTCAAGAGATAGAAGAG ATTGTTGGCCTGGACTGTAGCAATGCAATACACGCCTCAGCAAAg GAAGGAATAGGTATTACGGAAATTTTAAATGCAATTGTTCAGAAGATTCCATCACCAGGTGATACTGCTGGAAGGCCTCTGAGGGCTCTTATATTTGACAG TTATTATGATCCATATCGGGGTGTTATTGTCTATTTTCGAATCATTGATGGGACTATTAAAAAAGGTGATAGAGTGTTTTTTATGGCCAGTGGGAAG GATTATTTTGCTGATGAATTAGGAGTTTTATCTCCTAACCAGATGCAAGTTGATCAGTTATATGCCGGAGAG GTGGGCTTTCTTTCAGCTTCCATAAGATCAGTAGCTGATGCTAGGGTGGGTGACACTATCACACACTTCAATAGAAAAGCAGAGCAGTCACTACCGGGATACAAGGAGGCTACTCCAATGGTTTTTTGTGGCTTGTTCCCAGTCGATGCCGACCA GTTTAGTGAGCTTCGTGATGCGTTGGAGAAGTTGCAACTTAATGATGCTGCATTGAAG TTTGAGCCAGAGACTTCAAGTGCTATGGGTTTTGGATTTCGATGTGGGTTTTTGGGTCTTCTTCACATGGAAATTGTTCAG GAAAGGCTCGAGCGCGAGTACGATTTGTCTCTAATAACTACAGCCCCGAGTGTCGTTTACCGAGTCAATTGCATAGATGGTGATATT GTTGAGTGTTCAAATCCATCTTTGCTTCCTGAACCTGGAAAAAGACGGTCAATTGAGGAGCCATTTGTTAAG ATTGAGCTGCTCACCCCAAAAGATTATATTGGTGCTCTTATGGAACTTGCTCAAGATCGAAGAGGAATATTCAAAGAGATGAAATATATAACCGAGAATAGAGCTTCACTGATATACGAATTGCCACTTGCTGAG ATGGTTGGAGATTTCTTTGATCAGCTAAAGTCAAGAAGCAAAGGTTATGCAAGCATGGAATACTCCTTTATCGG GTATACAGAAAGTGATCTGATAAAGCTTGATATTCTCATTAATGGTGATTGTGTCGAACCCTTGGCAACAATCGTACATAAAGACAAG GCATATTCTGTGGGAAGGGCTTTAACCCAAAAGCTAAAAGAACTAATACCCAGACAAATGTTTAAAGTGCCAATTCAG GCAACCATTGGCTCAAAAGTTATTGCCAGCGAGGCTATATCTGCTATCAGGAAGGATGTTCTCGCGAAGTGCTACG GTGGTGACATCTCAAGAAAAAAGAAACTGCTCAAGAAACAG